Proteins encoded within one genomic window of Cucumis sativus cultivar 9930 chromosome 3, Cucumber_9930_V3, whole genome shotgun sequence:
- the LOC101220137 gene encoding probable protein phosphatase 2C 46, whose amino-acid sequence MLSSLMNFLRACWQPCADGLLRRGGSGSDSVGCQDGLLWYKDHGHHINGEFSMAVVQANNLLEDQSQLESGPLSLLESGPYGTFVGIYDGHGGPETSRFICDNLFQHLKVFAAEEKEMSVNVIKKAFQATEEGFLSLVTKQWPVNPQIAAVGSCCLVAVICNSKLYIANLGDSRAVLGRLVRSTGEVLPIQLSSEHNVSIQSVRQEMQSLHPDDSQIVVLKHNVWRVKGLIQISRSIGDVYLKKPEFNREPLYTKFRLREPFSRPILSSEPAVSVHELDPNDQFLIFASDGLWEHLSNQDAVDIVHKHPHSGSARRLVKAAMQEAAKKREMRYSDLKKIDRGVRRHFHDDTTVIVVFLGSSRGSNATGGGSPVLSVRGGGVNLSAKSLAP is encoded by the exons ATGTTATCAAGCTTGATGAACTTCCTGAGGGCTTGCTGGCAGCCATGTGCCGATGGTCTCTTGCGTCGTGGGGGCAGTGGTTCCGATTCGGTTGGCTGCCAAGATGGGCTACTTTGGTACAAGGACCATGGCCACCACATAAATGGAGAATTTTCAATGGCTGTTGTTCAAGCCAACAATTTACTTGAGGATCAGAGTCAGCTTGAGTCTGGTCCCTTGAGCTTGCTTGAGTCTGGACCCTATGGAACCTTTGTAGGAATATACGATGGCCATGGTGGCCCCGAGACATCGCGATTCATATGTGATAACTTGTTCCAGCATCTAAAAG TGTTCGCCgcagaagaaaaggaaatgtCAGTAAATGTGATAAAAAAAGCATTCCAAGCAACAGAAGAGGGTTTTCTCTCTCTTGTCACCAAGCAATGGCCTGTGAACCCTCAGATTGCAGCCGTAGGTTCTTGCTGTCTGGTTGCTGTCATTTGTAATAGTAAACTCTACATTGCCAACCTTGGTGATTCCCGAGCTGTGTTAGGAAGGCTTGTTCGGTCCACAGGAGAAGTTCTTCCCATTCAGCTGTCATCAGAGCACAATGTAAGTATACAATCAGTCCGCCAGGAGATGCAGTCTTTGCACCCAGATGACTCCCAGATAGTAGTGCTGAAGCATAATGTATGGCGCGTAAAGGGCTTGATTCAG ATTTCTCGGTCAATCGGAGACGTATATCTCAAAAAGCCAGAATTTAACCGGGAACCTTTGTATACTAAGTTTCGCCTCCGAGAACCCTTCAGTAGACCTATTCTGAGCTCAGAACCAGCAGTTTCTGTGCACGAACTTGATCCAAATGAtcaatttcttatatttgcCTCAGATGGGCTGTGGGAGCATCTTAGCAACCAGGATGCAGTTGATATAGTTCACAAGCATCCTCACAGT GGAAGTGCAAGAAGGCTGGTGAAGGCAGCAATGCAGGAAGCAGCTAAGAAACGAGAAATGCGATACTCAGATTTGAAGAAGATTGACCGTGGAGTTCGTCGTCATTTTCACGACGATACAACAGTGATCGTCGTGTTTCTCGGTTCGAGCAGAGGGAGTAATGCTACAGGGGGAGGGAGCCCTGTTTTATCTGTGAGAGGGGGAGGAGTGAACCTATCTGCAAAATCTCTAGCACCTTGA
- the LOC101219661 gene encoding uncharacterized protein LOC101219661 — MAVARCFLPFPLETSKHPLSASIFTSSSTDFSFALAFSSNSRRPRGFKLPITTLCCKMPHRIKAKPQDSEATLVAGSFTEFKHLLLPITDRNPYLSEGTRQAIATTAALAKNNGADITVVLIDAKQKDSIPEHENQLSSIRWHLSEGGFQEFKLLERLGEGSKPTAIIGEVADDLNLDLVVLSMEAIHSKHVDANLLAEFIPCPVMLLPL, encoded by the exons ATGGCGGTTGCTCGTTGCTTCCTCCCTTTTCCTCTTGAGACTTCAAAGCATCCACTCTCTGCTTCCATTttcacttcttcttctactgATTTTTCCTTCGCTCTCGccttttcttctaattctcGTCGCCCCCGAGGTTTTAAGCTCCCAATCACCACTCTCTGCTGCAAAATGCCCCATCGCA TAAAAGCCAAGCCACAAGATTCAGAAGCAACATTAGTTGCCGGCTCTTTCACTGAATTTAAACACCTGCTACTGCCAATAACCGATCGCAATCCATATCTTTCTGAGGGAACGAGACAG GCTATTGCTACTACTGCTGCTTTGGCAAAGAACAATGGGGCTGACATAACAGTAGTCT TGATCGATGCAAAGCAGAAAGACTCGATTCCAGAGCACGAGAACCAACTCTCGAGCATTCGTTGGCATTTGTCTGAAG GGGGATTCCAAGAGTTTAAACTGTTGGAGCGATTAGGGGAAGGAAGCAAGCCAACAGCAATCATTGGGGAGGTGGCTGATGATCTAAACTTAGATTTGGTAGTTCTAAGCATGGAAGCCATTCATTCCAAGCATGTGGATGCTAACCTACTGGCTGAGTTCATCCCATGCCCTGTTATGCTCTTGCCCTTGTGA
- the LOC101219901 gene encoding aspartyl protease family protein 1 — translation MPSSSSSSSTFSLTLCFFFFIFIFISHFSHVFGSFTFNIHHLYSPAVRQILPFHSFPDEGTLDYYAAMVRTDHFVHSRRLGQVQDHRPLTFLSGNETLRISPLGFLYYAEVTVGTPGVPYLVALDTGSDLFWLPCDCVNCITGLNTTQGPVNFNIYSPNNSSTSKEVQCSSSLCSHLDQCSSPSDTCPYQVSYLSDNTSSTGYLVEDILHLTTNDVQSKPVNARITLGCGKDQSGAFLSSAAPNGLFGLGIENVSVPSILANAGLISNSFSLCFGPARMGRIEFGDKGSPGQNETPFNLGRRHPTYNVSITQIGVGGHISDLDVAVIFDSGTSFTYLNDPAYSLFADKFASMVEEKQFTMNSDIPFENCYELSPNQTTFTYPLMNLTMKGGGHFVINHPIVLISTESKRLFCLAIARSDSINIIGQNFMTGYHIVFDREKMVLGWKESNCTGYEDENTNNLPVGPTPTPAAAPGTTAIKPQANSNINNTTQTIEKPRPSNISSKLPTSVILTFLISVVTFLHFV, via the exons atgccttcttcttcttcttcttcttctaccttCTCCCTAACTCtctgctttttctttttcattttcatcttcatttccCACTTCTCCCATGTCTTTGGATCTTTCACCTTCAATATCCACCACCTTTACTCTCCCGCTGTCCGTCAAATCCTTCCCTTCCATTCCTTTCCTGATGAAGGCACTCTCGATTACTACGCTGCCATGGTCCGTACAGACCATTTTGTTCATTCTCGTCGTCTTGGTCAAGTTCAAGATCACCGTCCACTCACTTTCTTATCTGGCAATGAAACACTTCGAATTAGCCCTCTTGGATT CTTGTATTATGCTGAGGTTACTGTGGGAACACCAGGGGTTCCGTATTTAGTGGCATTGGATACTGGCAGTGATTTGTTCTGGTTGCCATGTGATTGTGTTAATTGTATAACTGGGCTCAATACAACTCAAGGG CCAGTAAACTTTAACATCTACAGCCCAAATAATTCCTCAACTAGCAAGGAGGTCCAATGTAGTAGTTCATTGTGTTCACACCTAGACCAATGCTCGTCACCAAGTGACACGTGCCCTTATCAGGTTTCATACCTTTCTGATAACACCTCTTCTACTGGCTACTTGGTAGAAGATATATTGCACTTAACCACAAACGATGTTCAATCAAAACCAGTTAATGCAAGGATTACTCTGGG GTGTGGTAAGGACCAGAGTGGTGCATTTTTGAGCTCTGCAGCACCAAATGGCTTATTTGGGTTAGGTATCGAGAATGTTTCAGTTCCTAGCATCTTGGCAAATGCAGGACTCATTTCAAATTCCTTTTCCTTATGTTTTGGACCTGCTAGAATGGGAAGAATTGAATTTGGAGATAAAGGCAGTCCAGGCCAAAATGAAACACCATTCAACTTAGGACGAAGACA TCCTACTTATAACGTCAGCATAACACAGATAGGGGTGGGAGGACACATTTCGGATCTTGATGTTGCCGTAATCTTTGACTCTGGAACCTCATTTACCTACCTGAACGACCCGGCCTATTCACTTTTTGCTGACAAA TTTGCTTCTATGGTTGAAGAAAAGCAGTTTACAATGAATTCAGACATCCCTTTTGAAAACTGCTATGAACTGAG CCCAAATCAAACCACATTCACATACCCGTTGATGAATTTGACAATGAAAGGTGGTGGACATTTTGTCATCAATCATCCAATAGTTTTGATATCCACCGAG TCGAAGCGTCTTTTCTGTCTTGCCATTGCTAGAAGTGACAGCATAAATATCATTGGAC AAAACTTCATGACTGGTTACCACATAGTTTTTGACCGTGAAAAGATGGTTTTGGGATGGAAGGAATCAAACT GCACTGGTTATGAAGATGAAAACACCAACAATCTTCCCGTCGGGCCAACCCCCACCCCTGCTGCCGCCCCGGGCACAACAGCCATCAAACCACAAGCCAACAGCAACATTAATAACACTACtcaaacaatagaaaaaccaaGACCTTCAAATATTAGTTCAAAACTTCCAACCTCAGTCATTCTCACATTCTTGATATCTGTGGTTacatttttgcattttgtatGA
- the LOC116402907 gene encoding la-related protein 1C-like: protein MASSNHEDQGIRRVTYTERQRNNFSRASDSAANASRQQCNSFFTNFNQSRNNKSYYHHQRRAAMNRIEYYNIQNEIWCSSYHGAWGYSIPLPMPHPSGFLPPMVHYINEPYNMYNPYVPPMPQIYQPPYYYDKKLYWRIINQVNYYFSDENLFKDTFLKRNMDDHGWVWITLIASFPRIQQLTNDIEFILFALKGSSFVEVWGYKIRRKTVYISN from the exons ATGGCATCATCAAACCATGAAGATCAG GGTATTAGAAGGGTGACATATACTGAACGTCAACGTAATAATTTTTCGAGAGCATCAGATTCTGCAGCAAATGCTTCACGACAACAATGtaattcatttttcacaaatttcaaccaaagcagaaataataaatcatattatCATCATCAAAGGAGGGCCGCAATGAATAGAATTGAATACTAcaatattcaaaatgaaatttggtgtTCTTCCTATCATGGTGCTTGGGGCTACTCAATTCCTCTTCCTATGCCTCACCCATCAG GATTCTTACCTCCAATGGTTCATTATATAAACGAAccatataatatgtataatcCTTATGTACCACCGATGCCACAAATATATCAACCACCATATTATTATGATAAAAAGTTGTATTGGAGGATAATaaatcaagttaattattacTTCAG TGATGAAAACTTATTTAAAGATACATTCCTGAAGAGAAATATGGATGACCATGGATGGGTTTGGATTACACTAATCGCTTCTTTTCCTAGA attcaacaattaacaaatgatattgaatttattttatttgcacTGAAGGGATCAAGTTTTGTTGAAGTATGG GGCTACAAAATAAGGAGGAAGACAGTATATATCAGCAATTAA